GAAACTCAGCGATACTCTCCGATGCCGGAGCTTAATCCAAACGAATCCAGCATGACACACGGGATAGAACTCGATTCCCTCGCTCTTCAAACGTTCAACAATTACAGCGGTCCGTTTGCCGATTTCCTCGCGACACACGTTGATATGGTCTTCCAAGACTTTGGCAGATGCAAAATACCCTGCCACCGAGTTGACCGTCGCTTCCGACGGTTCCAGACTCAGTTGCTTTGATAACGTCGCCAGCGGCTGAATCAGCGTCTTCTTCCCGACGAGAGCCGTCAACTTGATATGCGGCGCACAGAGCCCGGTAGAGAAACTAAGTAACTCCAGTCCTACCCGAAGGCGTCTGGTGTTCTCGCAAAACAACTCCGGGCGCAGTTTTCCAGCCGAGGAAAGAGCATACGAAGAATCCGCTACAATCAGCAGATTCTCAGTCGCAGCCATCTTGCGCAGCCGCTCATAGAATGCCGTGTCGCACACGGCGCCGGTCGGATTGTGCGGAGAATTGACTACCATCACCCGCGAAATTTTGCCGGGACGCTCTTTCAGTGATTCAAGATTGGGAAGATAGTCCGATCGATGATACAGCGGATAGGTCGCTATCTTGGCGCCGAACAACAGCGCCGGTACCCGGTAGGCTTCGTAGCCGGGATCGGGAAGATAGAATACAGTATCCTGGTCCGCGAGGTACGCCGCCAAGATTAACAGCGCCACCCGCGCTCCGGGTAGAATCAGCATCTCGCGCGTCGGATCAATATCGACGCCGTGTTCTTTCTGAAGATACTCTGAGAAAACGTCTTTGATTTGTGCCGTAGTTGTCTTGGAAGCGGTCGCTTCACCGGCAAGAGGCACCTTGATTGAGTAACGCCCCAGATCGACCACATCGCGACCGCGTCGCCCGAGCGCCGCCTGCAAGTCGCGCAACTCGCTTAAGAAAGGCGCTGGCAGTCGCTGTACTCGTTCTGCCGAGGACAAAACGACTCGTCCCGAAATTCTCAATTTTCTCTCCGTCGGCGTTCGCGTGGGAACGGCATATTCTGAATCTCCGCATCGAGTTCGTCGAAATCTTCATCATCACGCTGATCGTTCAAATCACGCAATGTCCACAACTGCTCGGCAAGATACAGTGACTTCGCGCAATGCTCCGCCATCTCAAGACGATAAAACGCTTTCCACAAATCATCCGCGAGCGAAACCAAACCGTGTCTTTCAAGCAGATAGGTGTGATTCGAGCTGAGATACGATCCAAATGTCTCCGCCAGCTCCACCGAACCCGGTTCTGCATAGGGCACCAGCGGAATCTCGCCAAATGTCGCCACAAACTCCGGCAGCACCTCGCCCTCGATATCCATTCCTGCAATTGCAAACGCGGTTGCGTAACTCGGATGCGCATGCACGACGGCATTGATGTCTTTTCTGAGTTTGTATGCTGTCAAGTGGATGCGATACTCCGAAGATGGCGCAGGTGAGCCATTGCCGTTCTTGTTGTCGGATCTGATTAAAGCGATCTGCTGCGGTTTCAGGTATCCCTTGCAGACCCCGGCCGGTGTTATCAAAATCTCGCCGGAAGATAGCCGACAAGAGATGTTGCCTTCCATCCCAGCAATTAACCCCTTGCTATACAGCAATTTACCGATTTCGCAGATGGCCTCGCGTTGCTCTTTTTCGTCTTGGCTCAAGCTCTTGTTCCTCGCAAAATACAAGTTAGTCCTCACACCGTCGAATTGTCAAGGCAATTTCCTCTGTGCGGTTTCGTTCAATATTTACGGTGTCAAAATCGATATCATCAGCAAAATAGTCATAATTCCCAAAGGAAAAATCAGATTGCACTGACTAGGAAGTCCATTTTGATTTTGTAAGATATTTCTTAGCAATCGGTTAGAAATATCGACAATTTCCGCTTAGCTAACAAATTCCCAAATACGTATATATTGTGTAGCATAACTCATTGATACCACTACCTGTTGTGTTTTTTTAATTTTTATATTTGACACTTTTTGCCCTCGGCGATAACCTGTTCATCCCGTGCACGAAACCGTTTCGACGGACTCTCCGGGTGCGAGGTTAAGTCAAAAGTGATTTCCAACTGACAGGTTGGAGCTTAAACATGTAAATGCTTCGGGTGGCGTTCTCACCATTCGAATGGGTCTAAAATGTTCTACGAGGGAGAAGAACTATGCAAGGATTTCAGAAGAAAGCGCTAACCGAGAACGCTCTTCGCGTACTCGAACGCCGCTATCTCGCCAAGGATGACAACGGAATCATCATCGAATCGCCCGACCAGTTGTTCCGGCGTGTCGCCAATGCCGTTGCGCTTCCGGACAAAAACTATGGAGCTACCGACGAACAGGTCCTGGAGACTGCCGAAGTTTTTTACCAGATGATCGCCAATCTCGAATATGTGCCGAACTCTCCCACCCTGATGAATGCCGGCCGTCCGCTCGGACAGCTATCGGCATGTTTCGTTCTCCCTGTTGGCGACTCGATGGAAGAAATCTTCGAGACTATCAAGCACGCTGCCCTGATTCACAAATCCGGAGGTGGTACCGGTTTCTCCTTCTCGCGACTTAGACCCCGCAATTCGATGGTTGCCTCGACTTCCGGTGTGGCTTCAGGGCCGGTTTCGTTCATGAAAGTCTTCAATGCCGCTACTGAAGCGGTGAAGCAGGGCGGAACTCGCCGTGGCGCCAATATGGGCATCTTGCGTGTCGACCATCCTGATATCGAGGAATTTGTCTCTTGCAAGGATGATCTCTCCCAAATCACCAACTTCAATATCTCCGTCGCCATCACTGATGAGTTTATGCGCGCCGTCAAAGAGAACCGCGACTACGCGTTGCTTAATCCGCGTACCGGCGAACCGTACACCATCAACGGCCAAATCGTTACAAAGTCTGCGACCAAAGTATTCAGTACCATCATCGAACACGCCTGGCAAACCGGTGAACCGGGAATTGTCTATATCGATCGTATGAACGACCTCTCGCCGAATCCCGGCTACGAAGTCATTGAAGCCACCAACCCCTGCGGTGAACAGCCGTTGCCGCCGTACGATTCCTGCAATCTCGGCTCGATCAATCTCGGCACGATGGTCTTTGATGATCTCCCGCGCGACTACAATGCCAAGGTAGACCCGGCTCGCGGAGTCGATTGGGAACGCCTCAGAAAACTCGTTCGCGACTGCGTCCACTTCCTCGACAACATCATCGACGCCAACAAATATCCGATTCCGGAAATCGAAGAACAGACCAAACGCAATCGCCGCATCGGTCTCGGCGTCATGGGTTGGGCGGATATGCTGGTCAAACTGCGCGTACCGTACAACAGCGAAAAGGCTTTCGAACTCGGCGAGCAAGTCATGGACTTCATCAATTCTGAAGGCCACTTCTACTCCTCCGAATTGGCGCGCGTTCGCGGCAAATTCCCGAATTGGGAGCATTCGCGTTTTGAAAAAGACGGCGTCATCATGCGCAATGCCACGGTCACGACCATCGCACCGACCGGCACGATTTCCATCATCGCCGGCTGTTCGTCAGGTATCGAACCCTACTACGCCATTTCTTTCGTCCGCAATGTCATGGACAACACCAAGCTTGTCGATGTCAATCCACTCTTTGAAGAAATCGCCCGCAAGCGCGGCTTCTATTCGCAAGAGCTGATGGAGAAAATCGCCAACGACAATTCGCTGCAGAATTTCGATGAGATCCCTGCCGATGTTCGCGAATTGTTTATCACCTCTGCTGACGTCTCCCCGAATCATCACATTCGTATGCAGGCGGTCTTCCAGAAGAGCTGTGACTCTTCCGTCTCCAAGACCATCAACATGGATCACTCCGCTACTCAGCAGGATGTCTTCGACGCCTACTGGTACGCCTACGAACTCGGCTGTAAGGGCGTCACCATCTATCGCGACGGTTCCCGTCCTCAGCAGGTGCTCTCCACCGGCAAGACGCAGGACCCGACTGCGAAGAAGGATGAACCGAAAATCGAAATCGCCCAGCCGGTCTTGATGACTGTGCCGACTCCGTCCGTTCCGATGGCAGATGCCAAGGAAATTCAGGATCGCCCCGATGTGCTCGTTGGCATCACCGAGCGTATCCGCACCGGTTACGGCAATCTCTACATCACGATCAATACCCACAACGGCAGACCGTTCGAGGTCTTCGCGCAGATCGGCAAATCGGGTTGGTCGACCATGGCCGACACGGAAGCCATCTGCCGCGTTATCTCGCTCGCTTTGCGGTCCGGTGTTCCGGTCTCGGCAATCATCGAGCAGTTGGCCGGTATCGGCGGCGAGTCGCCGTTGTACCAGAACGGCAAGCTTGATCAAGTCGATTCCTGATGCCATCAGCATGGTGCTCAAGAAGCACTTTGGCGCCGGTGTCGATGAAGGCAAAGCTACGCAGTATCATGAATCATGTCCCGATTGCGGCACCCGCCTCGAACACGACTCAGGCTGTGTCACCTGCCGTAGCTGCGGCTTTAATAAGTGTTAGTGAGTTAATCAGTAGAATTCTGTTTTGTCAACGGCAGGTGGAAACACCTGCCGTTTTGATTTTAACGAGCTGTTGATCGAATCGGTAGCCCACCCGGAGCGAAGCGCAGGGTGGGATCCTCTTAAACCAGCACCACCAATTCCCCTCTTGTCGAAGATCCCGCTTGCGGGAAGAGCGGTGGCTCGACCACCCGAAGAATGAGGATGGTCGAGACGGGGTGTGTACCCGTCCGCAGCACGATATCTCCTGATCGGGTTAATTTGGCGCTGGCATCTTAGCTTTGAATCTCTCAAATTGATAATGCACCTGGTATAAGCAATCGCACTCGGCGCTTCGCTTAAGGTGAGCCATAGAGTTGTGAAGGAGAATCGATGCTATCACACTACCAGGGTAAGTTCCGAGTAAGCACCACTATTTCAATGGCGCAAAAATCGACTACATTGATGTTGATGTGCGTCCTGTTGATTCCTCTCTTCCAAAGTTGCCAGAAGTCGGCAGAAGACGACAAGCTTTCACGCATAAGTGTGTTAATGATGGAGTCAGAATCAAGTTTCCAGAAGGGGAATCTTGATCTTGCAGAGGCACAGCTGGACTCCGCTCTTGCGTTCATGAATAGTTCAGGCATGCAGTCGAACTACTTCAAGATTAAGTTGTTATTTGGTCGCAGCCATATCCTAAAAGCTCGAGGTAATTTGGGCGAAGCGGATTCATCATTTTCGGATGCACTCTTCTTAATTTCGGACAAGAGCATATCCGATTCACTCAGGGCGGATGTTTATCTCCAGAAGGCGATTCTTCTTGACGAACTCGATAGTATTTCCAGCGCGTGCAATTTCTATCTCAGATCGCTTGAACTGCGAGAACGAATCTATCCACCCAGAAGTATGGAAGTGGAGAACGGGCTTCTGTTTTTGTCCGTTTGCTATATGAAGCAGGGCAATTTTGAGGCTGCTCTACCGTTAACAACGCGCTTAATGAACTTGTCAGTTCGAAAATACGGAAGTCAGCATCTGTCAACCGCGGATGCAGTCAGTATGCGGAGCACTTGCCTTGTTGCACTTGGTTTGTACGAGGAGGCTGACCAGCTCTTATGGGAATTCTCAATGCTATTTGGGACACGTGAAAACGCGACTTCAAGACAGTACAGGGAGATATTGAGAAATCTCGCCTATGTATCAAGGGCTTTAGGGAAGAAGGAACAAGCCCTGAAGTTCTATGAGCAACTCAAAGAGATGCTCCATGCGCAAGGACTGGATTCAACGTCGGAGGCCGCAAAAGTCCGCAAAGAGGCTGAGAATGCTGCTGCAGATTAGCTAAGTAGGTCCGGCGCCTTTCATTCGGACGTCCCGCTGTTCCGTTCGTTCGTATATCACCACCACATCTCGACTCTCGTCAATCGCTCTTCCCCTCTCCCTGTTCTGGGAGGGATGTGAGGGCCAATTCAATACTTGACATAATTGTCCTCTTTCGTATTATGTAATTACAACTTTTCAATCCCCGGGGGAAAAGCCCATGCGTTACTTTTCATTAATCGCACTGGCGTTGGTTGTCGCGTTTGCCTGCTCTTGCAACGACAATCCAACTGAAGACAATCAACCGCAATTGCAAATCGGCACTCTGCCGCCGCTGCTCAATCAAGTTCCTACCGCACACACTTTTCGCCACCAGTTTTCGTTGGTCAATGCTGACAGCGCCAACACCTACGTCTGGCAAGTTTGGGCAGTTGATCAATTGCCCTCTGGCGTATTCGGAATCGACCAACACGGTTCTTTTGAGTTCACTCCGGAGGAAGCTGACTCTGGATTGACGTATGGCTTTCGCGTGCGGGTACTTCTTGACCACAAAGAACAGGACGTGCAGGAATTCTCCGTGGAGGCGACTGGAACCGAACCATTCGTGCTGCGCCTGCTGCAGTCAGGCCAGCCCTTGTCCCCCGGTTCTCGCGTTGACGTGTCCGTTGTGAAGGTGAGTGGCGAAATCGATTTTGGAAGCGTACAATTGATGTTCACTTACGATCCGGCGGTCTTAACACCGATATCGGCATCGCTTGGAATTGCGCCACTTGAATGCGGCTGGGAATACTTCACCTATCGGATTTTTGAAAACGGCGAGCATTGTGATTCTCAATGTGAAGCGATGATCGTGCTTGCTGCCGTAAGTGATGTCAATAATGGGTCGAGCCATCCAGAGTGTGCATTATTGCAGGACGGCTCAGAGCTGTTTCGAGTCACGTTTGACACCTCCAACGACTCGACTCTGGAATGCACATCAACTCCCCTTCAGTTCATCTGGATCGACTGTTCCAGCAATGCAGTTCATGGCAGTCGTGATCACTTTGAAACTCTCACTGTTGGATCTGCCGTTATGACCAGCGAATGGGACGGATCGTACCCTCTCGACCAATATCGAATTCAACGCTTTGATTGTGACTCGACATACGATGCGTCGCTCTCAGGATGGTGCGAGCGATACCGTTCCAATTGTTATGCCACCGAAATCGTCGATAGAATCATTTTCTGGAATGCCGACGTCCAGTTCATGGGTGATTGATTCCGTGCGCGGCAGACGTCCTCGTCTGCCTTTCGCAACCAAACTCGAATTAGAAGCCCTACCCCTCTCCCTCTTTAGGGAGAGGGGCAAGGGGTGAGGGCATTTAGCCGCGAGAGTGTTTCCTTATGTGGCCGCTCAACACGGCGCCGGTCCGCCGCTAAACAAGAACTGTATCAGATACACCGCATCCGAAATCGTCACACCGCCGCTGCAATTGGCGTCACCCGCAACTGCCGGAATCGGTACCGGACCACCGCCAAACACATAGTTCACCAGATACACGGCATCCACTACATTGAGTATCCCGTCATTGTTGCAATCGCCATAGTTGATCTTCTCATTGATTATCAACTCAAAAGAAACTCGATCAGTGTCGGGCGGCACCGCCGAATCTGTCACGCGCAAAGTGAAGTAGTAAGACGCTGGATAGGTCGGCGTACCGGAGATGATTCCCTGCTCACCGCCTGAGAAGTTTGTGCCGAACGGCAAATCACCGCCAAGAAACGCCCAGTTGTATGGCGGCGTTCCGCCGATTACATCCAGCACCTCGTAGTATGGCGTGTTCTCGGTGCCTTCCGGCAAATCGCGCGACACCATCGTCAGAGCGAACGGCACAGCGCCCGAATTTTCCAGCACCACGTTACCCGGGTCGAACGCGATCGCCGTCACGGAGTCGGCCAATTCGATTTGATATAACGTAAACTTCTTATCATTCCAGAGTGTATCGTCGATACTTCCGTTTGCCGTCTCAAAGCGCATTGGAATCGGCATCGTGAATGTCCCTGCGTTGTTCTGAATCTGCTCGATAATCAAATCGAGTCGATAACCGTCGCCGCTTGGCACGCATTGCCAGCTGTACACATAGTTGGGATTGCCGTGGCCGTAAATCCACTGCTGGAAGAACCAATCCAAGTCCATTCCGGATGCGGCTTCCATATAGCCCTGAAAATCTTCCGTCACCGCTGTGCCGTATTTGAGCGGTGAGTCGCCGTAGTTGCGCAGTCCAGCGAAAAACGCTTCGTCGCCGATCATATTTCGCAACATGTGCAGCACCCAAGCGCCTTTGTCATAAACGATCAGATCGAGAATGTTACCCGATTGCGTGGTGTCATAAACATAGACCGAACCATTGTTGAAGAATTCTATTCCGGTCATGTAGTTGGTCAACTCTTCTTTGCCCAACAGCGATTCGATAAAGAGACCCTCCGTATAGGTCGCAAACCCCTCGTTGAGCCAGATGTGGTGCCAGTCGCGCGTGGTGATCATATCGCCCCACCATTGGTGTGCGAGTTCGTGAACGATAATCAGCACATTGCCGACAGTACCCGGCGACATCGAGGTATTCGTCTGGTGCTCCATCGCGCCGCCCCACATGAAACACGACATCGCATACTTCTCGTTCTTGAAAGGATACTCGCCGAATATGCGCGACAGGGTGTCCATCGCAATTACCGAATACGGGTAAGTCTGTTGGGCGATATTGGTCACCGCTGGATACACCCAGTAGTCGATCGGCAGTGAATCCGTTTCCGTCTTAAGCGCCCAATCGCGCCAGTGATCGAACTCCGCAATCGCCACACTGACCAGATAGGTCGCAATCGGATAGCGCACCGACCAATGCGTCGTGCGGAAGCCGTCGAGATTATCGACATCGCTGATCATCGTGCCATTGGAGGCGCAGAACAACTCCGAAGGATAAGTGATGTGGAAATCAAGCGAGTCCGCCTTGTCATTGGGATGATCCTTGCCGGGCCACCACGAACGAGCATAAAAAGGTTCCGACAGGTTTCCGATAATCGGTTTGTTATCAAATTCCGTATAGTGCAATCCCCAGAAGTTAATTTCCTCTTCGTTCGCACGGTAGAAAGTTCTTACCGTAAATTTTTCCCCCGCCTGATACGTCCGATCCAAATTGACTCTAATAGTCAGAAAATCGCGACTGTATGTCGCCGGGGCGCCGTTGAGCATGATCGAGTCGACGACCAGCATCCCGAACAAGTCGATCTCGCAGACCGAAAGCGGCGCTGTAACATTCGCCGTCATTGCGACATTGCCGATCAACAGCGCGTTGGCGCGGTCAAACTTGAAGTCGAGGTCGTAGTACTTGACATCATACTTCTCCTGATCGACAGTGCCGCCGCGCGGCAACTTGGCCACATCGATCTGCGACTGATGTTGATGCGCGTTCTTGCCTTCGCGGCAAGCTTCATGTGCAGCGTGTGCGTCCGCAATCAGTTGATCCATGGGCGGCAGCTCACGCGCCTTCACTATTGACGCACTCAAGATCATCACCGCAATCAGCGCGATGACTCTCGTTATCATTTTCCGATTCATCCCGAACATTCTCTACTCCTATGTGAATTTTCCTGATAGATATGATTACCGCTTCTCCAAAGCGAGTTTCAATCCGAACGCGATT
This genomic interval from bacterium contains the following:
- a CDS encoding tetratricopeptide repeat protein, which gives rise to MLSHYQGKFRVSTTISMAQKSTTLMLMCVLLIPLFQSCQKSAEDDKLSRISVLMMESESSFQKGNLDLAEAQLDSALAFMNSSGMQSNYFKIKLLFGRSHILKARGNLGEADSSFSDALFLISDKSISDSLRADVYLQKAILLDELDSISSACNFYLRSLELRERIYPPRSMEVENGLLFLSVCYMKQGNFEAALPLTTRLMNLSVRKYGSQHLSTADAVSMRSTCLVALGLYEEADQLLWEFSMLFGTRENATSRQYREILRNLAYVSRALGKKEQALKFYEQLKEMLHAQGLDSTSEAAKVRKEAENAAAD
- a CDS encoding aminotransferase class I/II-fold pyridoxal phosphate-dependent enzyme; translated protein: MRISGRVVLSSAERVQRLPAPFLSELRDLQAALGRRGRDVVDLGRYSIKVPLAGEATASKTTTAQIKDVFSEYLQKEHGVDIDPTREMLILPGARVALLILAAYLADQDTVFYLPDPGYEAYRVPALLFGAKIATYPLYHRSDYLPNLESLKERPGKISRVMVVNSPHNPTGAVCDTAFYERLRKMAATENLLIVADSSYALSSAGKLRPELFCENTRRLRVGLELLSFSTGLCAPHIKLTALVGKKTLIQPLATLSKQLSLEPSEATVNSVAGYFASAKVLEDHINVCREEIGKRTAVIVERLKSEGIEFYPVCHAGFVWIKLRHRRVSLSFARSLLRLRGIMVAPGSAFGEQGEGWIRISANVDSSTLGKSMDAIVRHYQPIRSQIKRIRHE
- a CDS encoding class II aldolase/adducin family protein, with amino-acid sequence MSQDEKEQREAICEIGKLLYSKGLIAGMEGNISCRLSSGEILITPAGVCKGYLKPQQIALIRSDNKNGNGSPAPSSEYRIHLTAYKLRKDINAVVHAHPSYATAFAIAGMDIEGEVLPEFVATFGEIPLVPYAEPGSVELAETFGSYLSSNHTYLLERHGLVSLADDLWKAFYRLEMAEHCAKSLYLAEQLWTLRDLNDQRDDEDFDELDAEIQNMPFPRERRRREN